The following coding sequences are from one Lolium rigidum isolate FL_2022 chromosome 6, APGP_CSIRO_Lrig_0.1, whole genome shotgun sequence window:
- the LOC124665193 gene encoding UDP-glycosyltransferase 91C1-like yields the protein MHPAGKFHPPLPTLRSESNRQMESGGKMHVVMLPWLAFGHILPFAEFAKRVARQGHRVTLLSTPNNTRRLIDIPPALAGLIRVVDIPLPRVDRLPEQTEATIDLPSDDLRPYLRRAYDAAFQDELSRLLQEEESRPDWVIADYASYWAPTVAASHGVPCAFLSLFGAAALGFFGSTETLVGLGEHARTEPAQFTVVPEYVPFPTTVAFRGYEARELFEPGMLPDDSGVSEGYRFAKSIEGCKLVGIRSSAEFEPEWLQLLGELYQKPVIPVGLFPPPPQQDVAGHEATMRWLDSQAPNSVVYAAFGSEVKLKSAQLQRIALGLEVSGLPFIWAFRPPTDAITGMDELPEGFEERLAGRAVICRGWVPQVSFLAHASVGGFLTHAGWNSVTEGLAQGVRLVLLPLMFEQGLNARNLVDKKIGVEVARDEQDGSFTPDNIAAALRKVMVEDEGEEFGITVKELAKVFGDDEVNDQCVRDFLRHLSEYSRKNKL from the coding sequence ATGCACCCCGCTGGAAAATTCCATCCTCCATTGCCGACGCTTCGGTCAGAATCTAACCGTCAGATGGAGAGCGGCGGCAAGATGCACGTCGTGATGCTGCCATGGCTGGCCTTCGGCCACATACTGCCCTTCGCCGAGTTCGCCAAGCGCGTAGCCCGGCAGGGCCACCGGGTCACCCTCTTGTCCACTCCAAACAACACCCGCCGGCTCATCGACATCCCCCCGGCCCTCGCCGGCCTCATCCGCGTCGTGGACATTCCTCTCCCGCGCGTCGACCGCCTGCCGGAGCAGACCGAGGCGACCATCGACCTCCCCTCCGACGACCTCCGCCCGTACCTCCGCCGCGCCTACGACGCCGCCTTCCAGGACGAGCTCTCGCGGCTGCTCcaggaggaggagtcgaggccGGACTGGGTGATCGCCGACTACGCGTCGTACTGGGCACCGACGGTCGCGGCGAGCCACGGCGTGCCATGCGCGTTCCTCAGCCTGTTCGGCGCCGCGGCCCTCGGCTTCTTCGGCAGCACGGAGACGCTCGTCGGCCTCGGGGAGCACGCCAGGACGGAGCCGGCGCAGTTCACCGTCGTCCCGGAGTACGTCCCGTTCCCGACCACGGTGGCGTTCCGCGGCTACGAGGCGCGCGAGTTGTTTGAGCCGGGGATGCTGCCGGACGACTCCGGCGTGTCGGAGGGCTACCGCTTCGCCAAGTCTATCGAAGGGTGCAAGCTCGTGGGCATCAGGAGCAGCGCCGAGTTCGAGCCGGAGTGGCTGCAGCTGCTCGGCGAGCTCTACCAGAAGCCGGTGATCCCGGTTGGCCTGttccctccaccgccgcagcAAGACGTCGCCGGCCACGAGGCGACCATGCGCTGGCTGGACAGTCAGGCGCCAAACTCCGTCGTGTACGCGGCTTTCGGCAGCGAGGTGAAGCTCAAGAGCGCGCAGCTGCAACGGATCGCGCTCGGCTTGGAGGTGTCCGGGCTGCCGTTCATCTGGGCGTTCAGGCCACCAACCGACGCCATCACCGGCATGGACGAGCTGCCGGAGGGCTTCGAGGAGCGGCTCGCCGGCCGGGCAGTGATCTGCCGAGGCTGGGTGCCGCAGGTCAGTTTCCTGGCACATGCATCAGTCGGGGGTTTCCTGACGCACGCCGGCTGGAACTCCGTCACCGAGGGCCTCGCGCAGGGCGTCAGGCTGGTGCTGCTGCCGCTGATGTTCGAGCAGGGCCTCAACGCCAGGAATCTGGTGGACAAGAAGATCGGCGTCGAGGTGGCGCGGGACGAGCAGGACGGGTCATTCACGCCCGACAACATCGCCGCGGCTCTGAGGAAGGTCATGGTGGAAGACGAAGGCGAGGAGTTCGGGATTACGGTGAAGGAGCTCGCCAAAGTGTTTGGAGATGACGAGGTGAATGATCAGTGCGTGCGGGATTTTCTCAGGCACCTGTCCGAGTACAGCAGAAAGAACAAACTATAG
- the LOC124662763 gene encoding ferroptosis suppressor protein 1-like: MAGAGGWVHPYGSRRPVVVVVGGGVAGALVANSLQDHADVILIDPKEYLEIPWTNMISKVEPSVAEKSLINHNDYLGGTQVITASSADVRGEAVITTEGRLVEYTYLVIATGHTNQCPRNRRDRLEQFQEDNMKIKYSGSILIIGGESSGVELATEIAMNYPDKKVTLVHDRPRLLESIGHKAGGKALRWLRSKNVEVHLEQSVDLESMSEGDRLFRTSSGIEITADCYFSCLDGPLGSSWIRDSELKDCLDSDGRLMVDANLRVKGQSNIFAAGDITDAPELNQGYFVQRHAMVVSKNIKLLIEGAKDSKLLKYKPSSTTPMVSLGKTDAVVQLSFAMVVGYLPAMWKSRDLYVNRTRTLLGLAR; the protein is encoded by the exons ATGGCCGGCGCCGGCGGATGGGTCCATCCTTACGGGAGCCGGCGGCCGGTCGTGGTGGTTGTCGGTGGCGGCGTCGCCGGCGCCCTCGTCGCCAACTCCCTACAGGACCACGCTGATGTCATCCTGATCGACCC GAAGGAGTACCTTGAAATTCCATGGACTAACATGATATCCAAGGTGGAGCCATCTGTTGCTGAGAAGTCATTAATTAACCACAATGATTACTTAGGGGGCACTCAAGTCATTACAGCATCTTCTGCTGATGTAAGGGGAGAGGCTGTGATCACAACAGAGGGTCGTTTGGTGGAGTACACATACCTTGTTATTGCCACAGGTCACACAAATCAGTGTCCGCGAAACAGGAGAGACAGACTAGAACAGTTTCAAGAAG ATAATATGAAGATAAAATATTCAGGGTCGATTCTTATAATTGGGGGTGAGTCGTCAGGCGTTGAGCTTGCTACTGAAATAGCCATGAATTATCCAGACAAGAAGGTGACGTTGGTTCATGACAGACCAAGATTGTTAGAATCTATTGGTCACAAAGCTGGTGGCAAGGCACTGCGTTGGCTGAGATCAAAGAATGTTGAAGTTCATTTGGAGCAATCAGTCGATCTGGAGTCCATGTCGGAGGGAGACAGGCTCTTCAGAACTTCCTCAGGGATAGAGATAACAGCTGATTGCTACTTCTCGTGCCTCGACGGACCACTGGGTTCATCATGGATTAGGGATTCCGAGCTGAAAGATTGCTTGGACAGTGATGGAAGATTGATGGTTGATGCAAATCTCAGAGTGAAAGGCCAAAGTAATATTTTTGCTGCTGGTGATATCACGGACGCCCCC GAGCTCAATCAAGGATACTTCGTGCAGAGGCATGCCATGGTAGTCTCCAAAAACATTAAGCTCTTGATTGAAGGAGCCAAAGACAGTAAGCTATTGAAATACAAGCCTTCATCTACAACGCCGATGGTGTCACTGGGTAAGACGGATGCCGTGGTGCAGTTATCCTTTGCCATGGTCGTAGGGTACCTTCCTGCGATGTGGAAATCCCGGGACTTGTACGTGAACAGAACAAGGACTCTTCTGGGGCTTGCACGGTGA